The genomic window AAAAATTGTTGGATGTATTGCAATGTTCCGGTTTAGTATTTGACCAAGCTATATTATATGGACGAAGACGTTTTTTGCATCTTTCCTTAAAGATAAATGGAAATAACAGGATGCAAGTGTTAGTTTATATGCTTTGTGTTGTCTGTATGTTCTGTAGTTGTGGAGCGTTAGTTCTTTTTTAATAATAAAACTGTGTGGACTGAAAAGGATATGATATATTTGCCTCCTATGATTAAACTTGAATATCTAAAAAAGATACGTGTTCGTTGGATTATATTGGCGATTTTTCTTGTCGCTATATGGATCGTGATGGGAAATCCCAGATTAGGCGAATGGTATTCCCGTTCGATTTATCCATGGGTATCGGGTATGCTATCTCGTTTCTCCTGCTTGTTCCCTTTTTCCGTAGGGGATTGTTTTATTTATGGTAGCATCGCCGGGTTATTAGGGTATCTGTCGTATGCGATTATAAGGAGGCGGAGGATCGGGAGGACAATAAGGCATGTCGTGGAATATCTGGCATGGGTGTATGTCTGGTTCTATATCGCTTGGGGATTGAATTATTTCCGGGAAGATTTTTTCACTCGTACGCGAACCACTTATGTGCCTTTTTCCTCGGAACATTTCCAATCCTTCTTGGATGCCTACACGGATTCCCTGAACGCCTCATGGGTTCCGATAGAGACGATCGATCGGGAGGTCGTGAAAGAGGCGGTGCAGGAAGGGTATCGGGAATTGCCTACTCGTTTCGGGCTTACCACTCCCGGAACCTATCTTCATCCTAAAACGATGCTGTTCTCCCGGTTGATGAGTGGAGTAGGGGTGATGGGATATATGGGGCCGTTTTTCACGGAGTTCAATTTGAACGGCCAGCTCTTGCCCGTGCAATATCCCGCCACTTACGCCCATGAGATGGCTCATGTGCTTAGTATATCCAACGAGGCCGAGGCTAATCTATACAGTTATTTAATATGCACGGGTTCTTCCGTGCCGGAAATCCAGTTCTCAGGTTACTTCTCTTTGCTGCCTTATGTGCTGAGCAACGCATATGTGGCTTTGGATAAGGATGCTTTTGAGGCATGGAAGAAAAGATTACGCCCCGAGATCAAGGACTTGTATAACGAGAAAGTAGCCTATTGGCAATCCCTATACAGCCCGTTGATCGGCGAGGCACAAGACGTGGTCTATAATCTTTTCCTGAAAGGCAATAAGATACCTACTGGAACCGCTAATTATTCGGAGGTGATCGCTTTATTGATCGCTTTGGAAGGAGAATGATTTATTCATCATTTAACTTCCTCCAAATAAAGCACTCGGCTCGAGTAATCATTCTGCTTGTGATAATCGACAATGTGATTATAAGGGATTTCTAGTCCGTTCGCCATGAGATATTCCCCGGTGAAAGCTTTACCCTCGAAAGCCAGAGGCTCGTTGTCGATCCGGTTCAGTTCGCAGACTCTGTATTTCTTGTCTGGGGATAATCCGTTCATCTTTACACGGGGTAAATGTTGGTTGACGAAATGCTCGGTCTTCCACCAATAAAATACGGCTTTGTCTTTCTCCGGTGAGGTGTACATCAAGGAAGCTACTCCCAAACGATCGTACGGAGAAACCAGACGGTAGATATCGCCGAATTGCACGACGGGACGGATCGTCTTATAATCGGCGATCGCCTTGCGGCAAAGTGTTTTCTCTTCTTCTGTCATATTCTTGGGTTGGATCTCCATGCCCAAACGGCCGCTCATCGCTACGTCGATCCGATATTTCAGGGGAATGACCCGGAATGTTTGATGGTTGGGGGCGGCGCTGATATGTGAGGCCATGGCGATAGCCGGGAAAAAATAAGAAGTACCCCATTGCATATAGATACGCTGTAAGGCATCGGTATTGTCGCTTACCCAAAACTCATCGAAGTAAGGCATGACACCGTAATTTGCCCGGCCTCCACCGCTGGCGCAAGCCTGTAGGGTTAAATCCGGGTATTTGGCTCGGATACGCTCACAGACTTTCTTGAATCCTCCGTGATATTCGATATACATATGGCTTTGCTGATCCGAAGGCAGGTATTGGGAGCCATGGTTCAGGATGCTCATATTGGCGTCCCATTTGATATAATCGATCTCCGGGTATGTTGTCATCAAGTTGTCGACGATACCGAATATGAAGTCTTGCACCTCGGGATTGGAGAGATCAAGAACGACCTGTGTACCGCCACGCCCCAGGACAATTTCCCTGTTTGGAGCTTTCAATACCCATTCCGGATGCTTCTCGTACAATTCACTTGTCGTGTTGGCCATTTCCGGCTCGATCCAGATACCGAATTTAATACCATGCTTGTTGGCGTCGGCGATCAGGCCCTCGATGCCTCTTGGTAGTTTTCGGGCATCAACCATCCAATCCCCTAAGGACGAGTTATCTTTATTACGAGGATATTTATCGCCAAACCAGCCGTCGTCCATGACGAACAACTCGCCGCCCATAGACTGGATATCACTCATCATTTGGTCCATACCTTCTTGATTGATATCGAAATATACACCTTCCCAACTGTTTAGTAAGATTTTCCGTGCGGTCGCTCCATTCGCTATCTTATGTTTGCGTGCCCATGCGTGGAAATTTCGGCTGCTTCCGCTTAAGCCGTCCTTACTGTAAGTCAGCGCCAATTCCGGTGTACGGAAACTTTCTTTGGCTTTGAGGGTGTAAGCCGAGTTCTCCTCGTTTATTCCCGCAAAGAAATGGTGATAGTCGCTATCATCCGTATCGAAGAATAATTTGTAGTTACCGCTATAGCATAGGGCGGCGCCAATAACGGAACCGGTGTTTTCCTTTGGTTTTCCGTCTAGGGAGATCATCACTTCGGCGTGGGCGGTATGGGAGTTGCGGATACCATCCTTGTTTTTTATCATCTTGATGCCCGGTCGTAACGGTTCTTGTGCCAATTGAGCCTCGTTTGCCCATGAGCCGTATAAGTGGGAAACCCATACGTCTCCTTTCCGGATCGGCAGATAAGCGGAAGCGAAACGATTGAGGGTGATCGCTTTTTTCTCCTCATGCGTGATCTCTGTCCAAGTCTCGATGATATCAGCGTCCGGATAGGTTCTGTAACAGAGATTCATATAAAAAGGATACACTTTATCTTTTAATCGGATCGTTGTGATATCTGCCGTTTGCTCTTTTCGTGTATCTACTTTTATGACTTCCAGTTGAAGGGTCATATTCCCGTCGCCATGGGTAACGGACAATGCGCTTTCGGAGGGGCAATTCAAGCCGTAGACCGGATAAGCGGAAAATGTTTTCTGCTCGGTCTCGAGCAAGGTAGCCGCGTCGGAAGTGGATAACTTGTCTCCATAGTAGATGAATCTTACCTCTCCGCCGACAGGTGCGTCTAGCAATAATGAGGTATTCCTCGTGGAAATCAATACGTCTTGTGCCCATAAACTAGTGGTCAATAGGGAGGCGCAACATAAATAACCGAATTTACTCTTAATGTTCATTTTATTAGTAGGTGTTAGATTTAAATTCAGGGGCAAAAGTAGGAGAGAGCCGGTAGGTTTCCTAATAGGATTTTATCAGATACTGTTACTTTTCTGCTTTAACTAAAATTTGTTTCACGCAGAAGAACCCCGTGCTTTCATTAATGAAAATTCCATATTGTCTAATTCGAAAGAAATCACTAACTTTGCGGCAATTTTTTAGAAGCAAGATAAATACATCGCGATATGAGTAAGAAATTTACCGAATATTCTAAGTTTGACTTGTCGAACGTAAATAAAGAGGTGCTGAAGAAATGGAAGGATGGAGACATCTTCCATAAGAGTCTTGAAACAAGAGAGGGACATCCTACATTCGTATTCTACGAGGGCCCTCCATCCGCAAACGGTATGCCGGGTATTCACCATGTTATCGCCCGTTCGATTAAGGATATTTTCTGCCGCTATAAAACCATGAAGGGATTCTTGGTGAATCGTAAGGCGGGTTGGGATACACACGGTCTGCCTGTCGAGTTAGGCGTGGAGAAGGCTTTGGGCATCACGAAGGAAGATATCGGTAAGAAGATTTCTGTCGCTGAGTATAACGCCGCTTGCCGTAAGGACGTGATGAAGTTCACGAAAGAGTGGGAGGATCTGACGC from Parabacteroides distasonis ATCC 8503 includes these protein-coding regions:
- a CDS encoding alpha-galactosidase: MNIKSKFGYLCCASLLTTSLWAQDVLISTRNTSLLLDAPVGGEVRFIYYGDKLSTSDAATLLETEQKTFSAYPVYGLNCPSESALSVTHGDGNMTLQLEVIKVDTRKEQTADITTIRLKDKVYPFYMNLCYRTYPDADIIETWTEITHEEKKAITLNRFASAYLPIRKGDVWVSHLYGSWANEAQLAQEPLRPGIKMIKNKDGIRNSHTAHAEVMISLDGKPKENTGSVIGAALCYSGNYKLFFDTDDSDYHHFFAGINEENSAYTLKAKESFRTPELALTYSKDGLSGSSRNFHAWARKHKIANGATARKILLNSWEGVYFDINQEGMDQMMSDIQSMGGELFVMDDGWFGDKYPRNKDNSSLGDWMVDARKLPRGIEGLIADANKHGIKFGIWIEPEMANTTSELYEKHPEWVLKAPNREIVLGRGGTQVVLDLSNPEVQDFIFGIVDNLMTTYPEIDYIKWDANMSILNHGSQYLPSDQQSHMYIEYHGGFKKVCERIRAKYPDLTLQACASGGGRANYGVMPYFDEFWVSDNTDALQRIYMQWGTSYFFPAIAMASHISAAPNHQTFRVIPLKYRIDVAMSGRLGMEIQPKNMTEEEKTLCRKAIADYKTIRPVVQFGDIYRLVSPYDRLGVASLMYTSPEKDKAVFYWWKTEHFVNQHLPRVKMNGLSPDKKYRVCELNRIDNEPLAFEGKAFTGEYLMANGLEIPYNHIVDYHKQNDYSSRVLYLEEVK
- a CDS encoding DUF3810 domain-containing protein — encoded protein: MIKLEYLKKIRVRWIILAIFLVAIWIVMGNPRLGEWYSRSIYPWVSGMLSRFSCLFPFSVGDCFIYGSIAGLLGYLSYAIIRRRRIGRTIRHVVEYLAWVYVWFYIAWGLNYFREDFFTRTRTTYVPFSSEHFQSFLDAYTDSLNASWVPIETIDREVVKEAVQEGYRELPTRFGLTTPGTYLHPKTMLFSRLMSGVGVMGYMGPFFTEFNLNGQLLPVQYPATYAHEMAHVLSISNEAEANLYSYLICTGSSVPEIQFSGYFSLLPYVLSNAYVALDKDAFEAWKKRLRPEIKDLYNEKVAYWQSLYSPLIGEAQDVVYNLFLKGNKIPTGTANYSEVIALLIALEGE